One Bombus pyrosoma isolate SC7728 linkage group LG9, ASM1482585v1, whole genome shotgun sequence genomic window carries:
- the LOC122570509 gene encoding spectrin beta chain isoform X3, with the protein MRTGTSYAGVGRRRMRSVSCAPVECVDGFVWIVIGGFWCTSAGFYASTGIKRCRRVSSREGERELVQKKTFQKWVNSHLVRCSCRIGDLYVDLRDGKMLIKLLEILSGERLPRPTKGKMRIHCLENVDKALQFLREQRVHLENMGSHDIVDGNPRLSLGLIWTIILRFQIQDITIEETDNQETKSAKDALLLWCQMKTAGYHNVNVRNFTTSWRDGLAFNAIIHKHRPDLIQFDKLSKSNAIYNLNNAFNVAEDKLGLTKLLDAEDIFVDHPDEKSIITYVVTYYHYFSKMKQETVQGKRIGKVVGIAMENDRMIHEYESLTSDLLRWIEGTIEALGDRRFANSLVGVQSQLSQFSNYRTVEKPPKFVEKGNLEVLLFTLQSKMRANNQKPYTPKEGKMISDINKAWERLEKAEHERELALREELIRQEKLEQLAARFNRKASMRETWLSENQRLVSQDNFGFDLAAVEAAAKKHEAIETDIFAYEERVQAVMAVSQELEAENYHDIERINARKDNVLRLWNYLLELLRARRMRLELSLQLQQNFQEMLYILDSMEEIKMRLLTDDYGKHLMGVEDLLQKHSLVEADINVLGERVKAVVQQSQRFLEHGEGYRPCDPTIIVERVQQLEDAYAELVRLAVERRARLEESRKLWQFYWDMADEENWIKEKEQIVSTGDIGHDLTTINLLLSKHKALENEIQSHEPQLMSVAAVGDELVRQKHFGSDRIQERLQEILGMWNHLLDLAAFRRKRLEEAVDYHQLFADADDIDIWMLDTLRLVSSEDVGRDEANVQSLLKKHKDVTDELKNYATTIDQLRQQASSLGEQDAKSPEVLERLDSIDSRYKELMELAKLRKQRLLDALSLYKLFSESDGVEQWIGEKNRMLETMVPAKDIEDVEIMKHRYNGFEKEMYANASRVAVVNQLARQLLHVEHPNSEQIVARQNELNQKWAELREKAENKRDELNSAHGVQTFHIECRETVSWIEDKKRILQQTDSLEMDLTGVMTLQRRLSGMERDLAAIQAKLDALEMEAQNIQQQNLEDPEVIKGRIDQIHTIWEQLTQMLKERDAKLEEAGDLHRFLRDLDHFQAWLRRTQTDVASEDTPTTLADAEKLLTQHQNIKEEIDNYTDDYQKMMEYGERLTSEAGDGDTQYMFLRERLNALKMGWEDLRQMWVNRKILLSNSLNLQIFDRDARQAEVLLSQQEHILAKDETPANFEQAEHMIKRHEAFMNTMDANDEKINSVVQFAGRLVDEGHFAADKVKKKAESINERRRINREKANQYMEKLKDQLQLQMFLQDCEELGEWVQEKHITAQDETYRSAKTVHSKWTRHQAFEAEIASNKDRLQQLQQAAEELIQQKPDLAEIIKPKVAELADQFEELETTTHDKGERLFDANREVLIHQTCDDIDSWMNELEKQIESTDTGSDLASVNILMQKQQMIETQMAVKARQVTELDKQAEHLQRTVPDDKMEEIKCKKEKVAQRFAQLKAPLIDRQRQLEKKKEAFQFRRDVEDEKLWIAEKMPQATSTEYGNSLFNVHMLKKKNQSLRTEIENHEPRINLVCNNGQKLIDEGHEDSPEFQKLIPELTEKWKELKHAVDDRNKHLLQNEKAQQYFFDATEAESWMSEQELYMMVEDRGKDEISAQNLMKKHESLEHAMEDYAETIRQLGETARQLINDQHPLVDQIAVKQSQVDKLYAGLKDLAGERRAKLDDALQLFMLNREVDDLEQWIAERELVAGSHELGQDYDHVTLLWERFKEFARDTEAIGSERVAAVNGIADSLMASGHSDAATIAEWEDGLNEVWQDLLELIETRTQMLEASKELHKFFHDCKDVLGRILEKQNAMSDELGRDAGSVSALQRKHANFMQDLSTLQSQVSQIQEESATLQASYCGDKAREITNREGEVVAAWNNLQSLCDGRRTKLEDTGDLFRFFNMVRTLMIWMDDVVRQMNTSEKPRDVAGVELLMNNHQSLKAEIDAREDNLMACINLGKDLLARNHYASSQIKEKLAALTDHRNALLHRWEERWENLQLILEVYQFARDAAVAEAWLVAQEPYLMSQELGHTIDEVENLIKKHEAFEKSAAAQEERFSALHRLTTFELKEMKRREQEREEEERRKKEEAAAAEAARLAKATPVTSPDEPPSERAEAEGVPTGERPAGEDESHVHAQKPARLSMRGEATPPATTPLKPSQGLSSPTTPKGGSGSESGTLRRKERSRSKSPFRSFRWRKSAKSPSLDRSGVSDDERSISEQRSPTDDEFEGVLQRKHEWESTTKKASNRSWHKVYMVVRGQSLFVYTDQKSYKAAPDQPYKGESPLDIRGATITVASDYTKKKHVFRVKSQSGSDFLFQAKDDAEMNDWVTVLNQAAQGTSGAGTSRAHTLPAPTQAETKRRSFFTLKKN; encoded by the exons GTGAACGTGAATTGGTACAAAAGAAGACTTTCCAAAAATGGGTCAATTCCCACCTGGTTCGGTGTTCATGCCGAATCGGCGATCTATACGTCGATCTTCGAGATGGCAAAATGCTCATCAAGCTTCTCGAGATTCTCTCCGGAGAACGTTTACCACGACCtacgaaaggaaaaatgcGAATCCATTGTCTAGAAAACGTCGATAAAGCGTTGCAATTCCTTCGGGAGCAACGAGTGCATCTAGAAAATATGGGATCTCACGACATAGTCGATGGAAATCCTCGTTTGAGTCTTGGTCTCATCTGGACCATCATTCTGCGATTCCAAATTCAAGACATTACCATCGAAGAAACGGACAATCAAGAAACGAAATCAGCGAAAGACGCTCTACTGCTTTGGTGTCAAATGAAAACTGCTGGATATCACAATGTAAATGTACGAAATTTCACTACATCCTGGCGCGATGGTTTGGCCTTCAACGCCATCATCCATAAACACCGTCCGGATTTGATCCAGTTCGACAAACTTTCCAAATCAAATGCtatctataatttaaacaaCGCGTTCAATGTAGCCGAAGACAAGCTTGGTCTGACGAAACTTTTAGATGCTGAAGACATATTCGTCGATCATCCTGACGAAAAATCAATCATCACTTATGTAGTCACGTATTATCATTACTTTTCAAAGATGAAACAGGAGACCGTGCAAGGTAAAAGAATAGGCAAAGTGGTTGGTATTGCCATGGAGAATGACCGTATGATACACGAGTACGAAAGTTTAACCAGTGACCTATTGAGATGGATAGAAGGCACCATAGAGGCTTTAGGTGATCGTCGGTTTGCTAACTCTTTAGTAGGAGTGCAATCTCAGCTCTCCCAATTCTCTAATTATCGTACTGTAGAGAAACCTCCGAAGTTTGTCGAGAAAGGCAATCTGGAGGTGCTGCTGTTCACTTTACAGTCGAAGATGCGAGCCAATAATCAAAAACCGTATACGCCTAAAGAGGGTAAGATGATCTCGGACATTAACAAAGCGTGGGAGAGGCTAGAAAAGGCGGAACACGAGCGTGAATTGGCTCTGCGTGAAGAATTGATTCGTCAGGAGAAATTGGAACAACTAGCAGCGAGATTCAACCGAAAGGCTAGCATGAGAGAGACCTGGTTGTCCGAGAATCAACGTTTGGTTTCTCAGGATAATTTCGGTTTCGATTTAGCTGCTGTGGAAGCTGCAGCCAAGAAGCACGAGGCCATCGAGACAGACATCTTTGCGTATGAAGAACGAGTTCAAGCTGTTATGGCTGTTTCACAGGAATTGGAAGCTGAGAATTATCACGATATCGAACGTATTAATGCTCGGAAAGACAATGTTCTTAGATTGTGGAATTATCTTCTCGAATTGCTTCGTGCTAGAAGGATGAGATTAGAGTTGTCCTTGCAGCTCCAACAGAACTTCCAAGAGATGCTGTACATTCTAGACAGtatggaagaaataaaaatgcgcCTGTTGACCGACGATTATGGAAAGCACTTGATGGGCGTCGAGGATCTTTTGCAGAAACATTCTCTGGTAGAAGCTGATATCAACGTGTTGGGCGAAAGAGTGAAAGCTGTCGTTCAACAGAGCCAGAGATTCTTAGAACACGGAGAAGGTTATCGACCTTGTGATCCAACCATCATTGTTGAACGCGTACAACAGCTCGAAGACGCGTACGCTGAATTAGTACGCCTGGCAGTTGAACGCAGAGCCAGATTGGAAGAGTCTCGTAAATTGTGGCAGTTCTATTGGGACATGGCCGACGAGGAGAATTGGATAAAGGAGAAGGAACAGATCGTATCGACTGGAGACATTGGTCACGATTTGACGACTATAAATCTGCTGTTGTCCAAACACAAAGCACTGGAGAATGAAATCCAGTCTCATGAACCGCAATTGATGTCTGTGGCTGCTGTTGGAGATGAACTGGTTCGTCAGAAACACTTTGGTTCTGATAGGATCCAGGAGAGGCTCCAAGAAATTCTGGGAATGTGGAATCATCTCCTGGATTTGGCCGCTTTCAGAAGGAAGCGCTTGGAGGAGGCTGTAGACTATCATCAACTGTTTGCAGATGCCGATGACATTGATATTTGGATGCTGGATACATTACGACTCGTCTCATCAGAAGACGTTGGCAGAGACGAAGCCAATGTCCAATCGTTGTTGAAGAAACACAAAGATGTGACAGATGAACTCAAGAACTACGCTACAACTATCGATCAGCTTCGTCAGCAGGCATCGTCTCTTGGTGAGCAGGATGCTAAGTCACCGGAGGTGCTGGAAAGACTGGACTCCATAGACTCCAGATACAAGGAACTTATGGAACTCGCCAAGCTTCGCAAACAGAGATTGTTGGATGCATTATCGTTGTACAAATTGTTCAGCGAGTCAGACGGAGTGGAGCAATGGATCGGTGAGAAGAATAGGATGTTGGAGACTATGGTACCAGCGAAGGATATCGAAGACGTTGAGATTATGAAGCACAGATACAATGGTTTCGAAAAGGAAATGTATGCCAACGCTTCGCGAGTTGCTGTGGTCAATCAACTCGCAAGACAATTATTGCACGTTGAACATCCCAATTCTGAGCAGATTGTTGCACGTCAGAACGAGTTGAACCAGAAATGGGCCGAGCTCCGCGAGAAAGCAGAGAACAAACGTGACGAATTGAACTCTGCTCATGGCGTACAGACCTTCCACATTGAATGCCGCGAAACAGTATCTTGGATCGAGGATAAGAAACGTATCCTTCAACAAACAGACAGTTTAGAAATGGATCTGACTGGAGTCATGACCTTGCAACGTCGACTAAGTGGAATGGAGCGCGACTTGGCAGCCATCCAGGCTAAATTGGACGCCTTGGAAATGGAGGCTCAGAATATCCAACAACAGAATCTGGAAGATCCTGAGGTGATTAAGGGAAGGATTGATCAGATACACACTATTTGGGAGCAGTTGACACAGATGTTGAAGGAACGTGATGCAAAATTGGAAGAAGCAGGTGATCTTCACAGATTCCTCAGAGATTTGGATCACTTCCAGGCTTGGTTACGCAGGACACAAACTGATGTGGCCAGTGAAGATACTCCAACTACCTTGGCTGATGCTGAGAAACTCTTGACACAGCACCAGAATATTAAGGAAGAGATTGATAATTATACCGATGACTACCAGAAGATGATGGAGTACGGCGAAAGATTGACCAGTGAAGCTGGTGATGGTGATACACAGTACATGTTCCTTAGGGAGAGATTAAACGCCCTGAAGATGGGCTGGGAAGATTTACGCCAGATGTGGGTCAATAGAAAGATCTTACTGTCTAATTCTCTTAATCTGCAAATCTTCGATCGCGACGCACGACAGGCAGAAGTGCTTTTGTCCCAGCAAGAGCACATTCTCGCTAAGGATGAAACGCCGGCGAACTTCGAACAAGCGGAGCACATGATCAAACGTCACGAGGCGTTCATGAACACGATGGACGCGAACGACGAGAAAATCAACTCCGTGGTGCAGTTTGCCGGACGACTTGTCGACGAGGGCCACTTCGCGGCGGACAAAGTCAAGAAGAAGGCAGAGAGCATTAACGAGCGTCGTCGAATAAACCGAGAGAAGGCGAATCAGTATATGGAGAAACTCAAGGATCAGTTACAGTTGCAGATGTTCTTACAGGATTGCGAAGAATTGGGAGAATGGGTTCAGGAGAAGCATATCACCGCTCAAGATGAAACCTATAGAAGTGCCAAGACGGTGCATAGCAAGTGGACAAGGCACCAGGCGTTTGAGGCTGAAATCGCGAGTAATAAGGATCGTTTGCAGCAATTACAACAGGCTGCTGAAGAATTGATTCAACAGAAGCCTGATCTAGCTGAGATCATCAAGCCTAAAGTGGCAGAATTGGCTGACCAGTTCGAGGAACTTGAGACCACTACTCATGACAAAGGTGAACGCCTGTTCGACGCCAATCGTGAAGTCCTTATTCATCAGACTTGCGACGATATTGATTCTTGGATGAACGAACTGGAGAAACAGATTGAAAGCACGGATACTGGTTCTGATTTGGCATCGGTGAATATCTTGATGCAGAAGCAACAAATGATCGAAACTCAGATGGCTGTGAAAGCCAGACAGGTTACCGAGTTGGACAAACAGGCTGAACACTTGCAACGTACGGTGCCTGACGACAAGATGGAGGAGATCAAATGCAAGAAGGAGAAGGTGGCTCAGAGATTCGCCCAACTGAAGGCACCATTAATCGATCGTCAACGTCAGttagagaagaagaaggaagctTTCCAATTCAGGCGCGACGTGGAAGACGAGAAGCTCTGGATCGCCGAGAAGATGCCTCAGGCTACCAGTACGGAGTATGGAAATTCATTGTTCAACGTGCACATGCTTAAGAAGAAGAACCAGTCTCTGCGTACTGAGATAGAGAACCATGAACCTAGAATCAATCTGGTCTGCAACAATGGACAGAAACTTATAGACGAGGGCCACGAGGATAGTCCTGAGTTCCAGAAATTGATACCCGAGTTAACCGAGAAATGGAAGGAGTTGAAGCATGCTGTAGACGACAGGAACAAGCATCTCTTGCAGAACGAAAAGGCACAGCAGTACTTCTTTGACGCGACAGAAGCGGAATCTTGGATGAGCGAGCAAGAATTGTATATGATGGTAGAAGACCGTGGCAAGGACGAAATTTCAGCCCAGAACTTGATGAAGAAACACGAATCTTTGGAGCATGCCATGGAAGATTATGCAGAGACCATCCGGCAGCTTGGAGAAACCGCCAGGCAGCTCATTAACGATCAACATCCTCTTGTTGACCAGATTGCTGTGAAACAATCACAAGTAGACAAACTGTACGCTGGTTTGAAAGATCTTGCTGGTGAACGTCGAGCTAAATTAGACGACGCTCTTCAGTTGTTCATGCTGAACAGAGAAGTGGACGATCTTGAGCAGTGGATCGCAGAAAGAGAATTGGTGGCTGGAAGCCACGAATTGGGTCAGGATTACGATCATGTGACGCTCCTTTGGGAGAGGTTCAAAGAGTTTGCTCGAGATACCGAGGCGATAGGTTCGGAAAGAGTGGCGGCGGTGAATGGAATTGCAGATTCTCTAATGGCAAGTGGTCACTCCGATGCTGCTACTATTGCAGAATGGGAGGATGGTTTGAACGAAGTCTGGCAAGATCTGCTAGAATTAATCGAGACTCGTACGCAAATGCTGGAAGCTAGTAAAGAACTGCACAAGTTCTTCCACGATTGCAAAGACGTGCTTGGAAGAATCTTGGAGAAACAGAACGCTATGTCTGACGAATTAGGTCGCGACGCTGGCTCAGTCTCAGCTCTGCAGAGGAAGCACGCCAACTTTATGCAGGATTTATCCACGTTGCAGAGCCAGGTGTCGCAGATCCAAGAGGAATCTGCTACGTTACAGGCTAGTTATTGCGGAGACAAGGCTAGAGAGATCACTAATCGTGAAGGAGAGGTAGTTGCTGCTTGGAACAATCTTCAATCGCTTTGCGATGGTAGAAGAACGAAACTGGAGGATACCGGTGATCTGTTCCGATTCTTCAACATGGTTAGGACTCTGATGATTTGGATGGACGATGTAGTTCGTCAGATGAACACTTCGGAGAAACCTCGCGACGTTGCTGGAGTGGAGTTACTAATGAACAATCATCAAAGTTTGAAAGCCGAAATAGATGCTAGGGAGGACAATCTGATGGCGTGTATCAATCTTGGGAAAGACTTGTTAGCCAGGAACCACTATGCTAGTAGCCAGATTAAGGAGAAATTGGCAGCTTTAACTGATCACAGAAACGCGTTGCTGCATAGATGGGAGGAACGTTGGGAGAATCTACAACTGa TTTTGGAGGTCTATCAATTCGCAAGAGACGCGGCGGTTGCTGAAGCATGGCTAGTCGCCCAAGAACCATACCTTATGAGTCAAGAACTTGGC CACACGATCGATGAAGTGGAGAATCTGATTAAGAAGCACGAAGCGTTTGAAAAATCGGCAGCTGCTCAGGAAGAGAGGTTTAGTGCCTTGCATCGACTCACTACG TTTGAGTTGAAAGAAATGAAGAGGAGAGAACAAgaacgagaggaagaagaaagacgcAAGAAGGAGGAGGCCGCAGCAGCCGAGGCAGCTCGATTAGCTAAAGCAACACCAGTAACTAGTCCAGACGAACCACCGAGTGAAAG aGCCGAAGCAGAAGGTGTACCAACTGGAGAACGTCCCGCCGGAGAAGACGAATCACATG TGCATGCTCAGAAACCTGCACGTCTATCCATGCGAGGAGAAGCAACACCACCTGCCACCACCCCCTTGAAACCTTCGCAAGGTCTGTCTAGTCCAACAA CTCCGAAAGGTGGAAGCGGTTCCGAGTCTGGTACTTTAAGACGTAAGGAACGTAGTCGCAGCAAGTCGCCGTTCAGGAGTTTCCGCTGGAGAAAGTCCGCCAAGTCGCCGAGTTTAGATCGAAGTGGCGTGAGTGACGATGAGCGCAGCATTTCCG AACAACGAAGTCCCACCGATGATGAATTCGAGGGCGTGTTGCAACGAAAGCACGAATGGGAGAGCACAACGAAGAAGGCGTCTAATCGGTCCTGGCACAAAGTGTACATGGTCGTTCGTGGACAGAGTTTGTTTGTATATACCGACCAAAAATCATACAAGGCAGCGCCTGATCAACCGTACAAGGGAGAGTCTCCTCTGGACATTAGAGGAGCGACTATTACTGTGGCGAGCGATTACACTAAGAAGAAACATGTCTTCCGAGTAAA GTCACAAAGCGGATCAGACTTCCTATTCCAGGCTAAAGACGATGCTGAAATGAACGACTGGGTTACCGTGTTGAACCAAGCAGCACAGGGTACATCAGGTGCGGGTACGTCTAGGGCGCACACTCTACCCGCGCCTACACAAGCCGAGACCAAGCGGCGTAGTTTCTTCACTCTCAAGAAAAA CTAA